One Xiphophorus maculatus strain JP 163 A chromosome 23, X_maculatus-5.0-male, whole genome shotgun sequence genomic window, CCGGGTGGCTCGGGAAGGACGAGGTGATCTGGGCAAAATGACACAGGATGAATCCCAGAGGTGTTTTCGTCAGTTGGGCCAAAAATGTAAACTCAAAAGTAATCACAGGCCAAAACGACCAActtaaaatcaagcaaataaattaTCCAGATATTTAGAGTAGAACCAAAACTTGAAAGAGATTCTTTCAAGAagaaaaggagtaaatttccaccgaaaactcagaaatttcgtgattaatctcagaaatgttatagaaaacttttcaaaataaaattttcagcattgacatttttcagaattttccAAATTATTCAGAATAATTCAGAAATTGTTCTGAATTCAAAACTTCAGAATAAtagaaattttgtagaaaaatttctattattaatttaaagtgtgtattttttttagaaactttctgagttttttggcagaagtTTACTCCTTTTCCTTCCCTCCATTGGCCCTGAGATGCTGCAGCAgatttttcatgtttgctgtAAAGCatctagttttcagtttcttttgggcttgattgaataaatttgttttcagtaatAAAAACAGGGTTTGGGTCtctttgtttcaatatttatttaagtttaagaaagaataaaagctgattttgttGCAGCAAAGTtggcttttcagtaaaagaCTCTGATTAAActtggttttagtttttcttaaaacttggttataaaaacacaaatactttgtgttgtactttatGTTTTCCTGTGTCAAGAAATTATGTGGTAACTATTTTTACCttcattacaaattaaaagtctccAAATTTGTATCAGTTTTGAATTGCAGTTGGGGACCGCACAAAGTCAgttcaagggccacaaatggccctgGGCCGctctttggacacccctgccctGTCCTGATATTTTAGTCTGTAGTTTTCACCAAAGCAGAATAAGAAGCCGCAGAAGTTAAGTGAGACGGCGTCTGATGGATGCGCCGCTGCTCTCGGCTCACCTGCGTGATTCTGTCCTGCGGGATCGTCTCAAAGTTTGGGGAGGAGAAGGTGAATCCGCTGTCCGTTCCCGCGTCGTACGGAAACAGCTCCAGCGTCACTTTGTCCTTCCAGCGGTCGCCGTCACACAGATCCACGCCGTCCACGCCCACGAACCAGTCCGGGCTCGGAACCAGCCGCACCATGAACGACAGCTGCCACAGAAAGAGGTGAGGGCGCAAAGTGGAGCAACAAAACAACGACCGACATCACAGCTGGGCTCAGCTCTGGTTTCAACCGTTTCAGTTTGGATTTTCTGAGAAAGGAGCCACAGAATGGAACCGGTGGTCCAGTAACCTCCAGTTTTGGATCCGGCCGCATGTTAAAGTCTCATTCTGCAGCGGCAGCGGCGTGCAAACAGCTGGACAAGAACGGCGCTGGGAAGACATTTATAACCGGAAGACTCCAGTCTGCAGTTCTTTAGAGGGatcccagtcctcccagttcGAATCGATTCAAAATGATCCAAAATCTAATTTAACCTGCTTAactatttaaaattgtattttgaatTATTCTTATAATTCAAATCTAGGCAGCTGGActagtctggactttgactaggccattctgacCCATCCCATAGCATCTCTGCCTGGttgtccagaaccagaacagctgCAGATGAAGGCCCCGTTTCAAGGCCCTGTGAAACTTTCATTTTCACTAGAAATGGTTGTGGTGTAAACGGCCTAAATGACACTCAACTGGACTTTGGTTCTGAATTAGGAGACTGCTCTAGATTTCATTTAGGTTTATTGGAATAAAGAAGACTAAACATAAGTATAAACCACTTTTTAGTATAACGTAATGCAGATTAATTGATGGTGTGCTCAGTGGCAGCCATGTTGCCTTGCAGGAAATTGATAATTGATGATGCAGACTGGGAGTGTCAAACTCCACACCTGGAGGGACGCTgccctgcagcttttagatgagcctctgcggcagcacctgaacagaataattaggtcattaaggctctgagACCTGagctacacaaggaggaggtgatgAAGTCGTTtctttccagtgttttgtacctgtggcacaaataaaacctgcaggacagcggctggaggcctggagtttgactccCCTGCTTTATGCTTAGCGCTAGCTTACGCAATGTTGTTTATGTTCTGCGGTTTAGCTTTAGCTTGTGGTAATTTGTGTTTCTAgtggtttagcattagcttctgctaattctTTTCTATTCAGGgttttaaccctcctgttatgttccgggtcaaattgacccgttttaaaatttacaaataaaaaaaaaaaaatagaagcatttttttttttgcatgaaacgttttctatttgtcttaataggtgcactctagaCATAagttgaaaatttattcattttacacatttgtaccaaaCCCtaggtctactttttacatcgatactgttcgggtcaatttgacccggcagtcaggttaaagtgcaaaaaaagattttaaaatgtccaattctatatgtttccttgcagttatgaaccatatttcaccacacacacactcacacacaaacacacgcaaccacacacacacaagcccactttctcactactctctttacttcactaggaaactgcgagaaagcaggtgttcacacaacttttgacgggaatcttttctgttcctgtggacaaactccacccactctgagtgacactcagcagaagtggaggaaaacataaaaactctcTGCAtcactcatttatcttgattttaatcagcgggtcaatttgacccagaacagtatgtgtgtctcaagttcaattataaagatcaccctttggtaaaaaaaaaaaaagtataatataaaataatttaccaaaggTCAacttcaaggaaattattgtttttttgtgtctaggttttttttcagtggacattaaaaatctaaattccattttttatgtccaaatgagtaaatgagcaggttgtcgtcattgatccttaatttctgagaaataataaaacatcattgcacaaatattgattgaaatggttagtattggagttaataatcagatacaaaaatgttttggaggaattttttggtttctgacactattgcatgattaaacactccctgggtcaaattgacccacgaacatttttgctgtaccctagaaacgaacataacaggagggttaataAAGTCCCACCATTAGTCTATaattatgttcatttttaaaattaggaagaaatatgcaaaaaagattttttttgtttctgttgaacAAAGCAGAAATCAGGATGTTACATTGAGTATTTCCTCGGTAAATGTTTGCTGTGAAATTCTTGGGCACTGCTAAAGTCATCCTGACACCAGCTTGCTGTGTTTGCTGACCCGTCGGGTGAAGGGTTCTCACGCACTCGGTGACCAGCCTGAAAGCCGACGGTTGTGGGGAGACTTACATAGGAGTGCCTGGCAAACACCTCAAACTCGGCGTCCATCTGGCCCGAGCCTCCCACGACAGCAGGAGCGGAGAGGATCCCATAAACGCTCTGGATCCGCTCGCCGGCCGTCTCCACTTCCTTCATGATCGTCCAGGCCTCGCCTTTTTCTGCAAACTCCCTCACTCCGTTGCTGGCAAACTCATTACTTTGCCACATGTGGTAGTCGGAGCTGTGGGTCACCCCTGGAGCGCAGAGAGGAGGAAACTGAGGATTTGTATAATTGGTGCAACAAGTTTAGACTTTATGTACATCCATAAAGGTCAATGAATAaactgtttctgctgttttaataataaattaatgcctaaaaatcaataaaattttatttgtatagcacatttcaaagtgctttacatcataaacacaaagtcatgcaacatagaatcaacaatcaaaacattacattaagtcgtaaaatttgtaattgatcatGTTTCAGATGCGACTCTAAACAAGTAGGTGTTTaatcgagatttaaaggaagtcagtgtttcagctgttttacagttttttgaaagtttgttccagatttgtggtgcatagaagctgaatgctgcttcaggccttaaaatgtctttcattagttttaaaaaatgtaatttggccTTAAATACGTTAATCACGGGACTTTTGTTTGGCTAAGGCTAACGTGTGAGTAGCAATAAGCTACcactaactagctgctaatttACCTTTGCTAGTTAATTAGCTTTTCTTCAAATTTCTTGACAGCTGGCTGGATGACGGTTGTCTTTGCGACTgtctcacttctgttgccaaacCATATGAGGCTAGATGATTTCTGTGACAATAAAGCgtcttaaatttgatttcctGAGACCTGCAGATACCTGaactcaaattattttcttctggacttttcagttttcatatttGATGCCAGTAATCATCAGAGTGTGGAGTATGTTTTTACCGATCAGGTTGGACCACTGTGCAGGCGGGCGGTAGACAGGATACTGCTTAGGAAAAGCTGCCTGGGTCCATTTCCCTGTGAAGGTGAGGCTGTAGTGGGCTGTTTCTGACGCCGTGCACATGGGGACGTCCGTTGGGACCGGCATCGACCCAACGGCGGGGAGGAGAGCTAGCATCAGGACAAGCAGGTGACGTAGAGCGTCAGAGAAGGAGGGAGTCTTCCTGCTGGCTTCCATGATGGGTTCGGGTTGGAGATGGAGTGATGgtctgaaaaatacaaaacacttaGTGGAGAAAACGCCTTTCACTCTAACTCAGACGCATTGGCTCTTATTGCTGCTGTTTCACAAATTCAGTGGCACCTAAAGAGaagggattttgtttttgatgttgagtttgtgtttttatgcgtTCTGTGAAGTGAAATAGACCAGTGCCTTTCAGTTCTTACTAAACCAATCAAAGCTTTCCTACTCAACATAGACAGGTGAAGATCTGTACACACACCTCTACATTTCTAccttttactgctttattttactCAAACTGTCACATCAGCTTGTTGTTCTTTCTATAGTTAAGTATTCCATGAATTATGACAGCAAATAATCATACAAACATTCAGATTTCGTGTTTAATTTAATCCTGTATACActatcttgtttttgttccaatTCTGACTCTTAAACCTGAATAACTCAGAGACCGCCTGCTGGTGGATATTCTTCACTGGAGTCACATAAATCTCTTTCCTTACAGTAGACTGAATAGTTTCTAGAAAGTGACTGTAAATAACCGTCAAAGTGGGAACGAAATGTTTCCAGTAAGTGATGTAAGTACCAAACATCACGAACAAAGAATAATCCATTTTGTACACGTACTCGCCTGTTTCACGTCAGTCTGAACGATCCAATTCCGATTTTTCACCAAAACCAATCCAATCGTATCTGATAGTTGTCAAAGTGTCTGCAGTCAAAACTCGTTGCTGTTAGCTGGGATTTATCAGCTTCCTTCGTCTGCTGACCATCCAGTGACCGCGGCGGCAGCCATCTTTACTGCTGTGGGTGGCGTCTACGTTCTTCGTGTTGGGGTCGTAaaccgttcacacagaagtctgttTGCAGTTGCTTTTAATTAGTAGCATGAGCAATCACGCAAAAAATAGGATTTCAGCAAGGAATCGTGACCTGCTGAGTGAACGTAGCTCATGTTAAACACAAAACACCGAGAAGCCTCTGGTTTCATCTTTCTAACACCTACTCTGCATTTCTGACTCCTTTCTCCTGCTTGTTTTACAACACTTAGCAACTTGGAACATGATCAAAGCAACTTGCCTGACATCGCTGGGGACCCGAACGTGGACATGAACAGATTTACTCACATGTCCCAACTGCCCCATTAGCGACTTTAACTTTTTACTGCCGTGGCTTCTCACGGGTAGGCGATAGCTACCGTGATAGACAACGGGTAGGCGACAGCTACTGTGATAGACAACGGGTAGGCGATAGCTACCGTGATAGACAACGGGTAGGCGACAGCTACTGTGATAGACGACGGGTAGGCAGTAGCTACCGTGATAGACGACAGGTAGGCAGTAGCTACCGTGAAAGACGACAGGTAGGCAGTAGCTACCGTGATAGACGACGGGTAGGCGACAGCTACCGTGATAGACGACGTGTAGGCAGTAGCTACCGTGATAGACGACGGGTAGGCGACAGCTACCGTGATAGACAACAGGTA contains:
- the spon2 gene encoding spondin-2 codes for the protein MEASRKTPSFSDALRHLLVLMLALLPAVGSMPVPTDVPMCTASETAHYSLTFTGKWTQAAFPKQYPVYRPPAQWSNLIGVTHSSDYHMWQSNEFASNGVREFAEKGEAWTIMKEVETAGERIQSVYGILSAPAVVGGSGQMDAEFEVFARHSYLSFMVRLVPSPDWFVGVDGVDLCDGDRWKDKVTLELFPYDAGTDSGFTFSSPNFETIPQDRITQITSSFPSHPANSFFYPRLKHLPPIAKVTLTKIKKTNQIISLPLEPTQSNLLPTGNEIEDKLINTPLDCEVSPWSPWGLCKGKCGDSGVQHRTRYVIMHPANNGAACPLLDEERKCFPDNCL